AAATCACCCTTATTTTTAGCAGTGACCAATATGTACCTATTGATCTGTGTTGTGTCTTCctatcttctctccttctctgcagcAGGACAGGTGGAGACTGAGTCATGTGAACAAGGACTACTCTGTGTGTCCCTCCTACCCCCCTGCTGTTATTGTCCCTCACTCCATAGACGATGAGACATTGGTGAAGGTGGCCAAGTTCAGACAAGGGGGCCGCTTCCCTGTCCTCTGTTATTACCACAGGAAAAATGGCATGGTGAGATACGCATGGATCCACACATATGGACttagtcacacacacaaatacttttATGTCACTACAATGTACAGTAATTAATGTTGTTTGACATtagatgtttttttaaataatgttttatttatttaaataggcaagtcagttaagaacaaattcttattttacaataatggcctaccccagccaaaccctcccctaacccggacgacgctggcccaattgtgcgccaccctaagggactcccgatcacggccggttgtgatacagcctgggatcaaaccagggtctgtagtgacgcttctagcactgagatgcagtgccttagaactcTGTGCCACTCGGGAACCCTTCTTTATCAAATAGCAAAATTGTGTTTCCCAGGTCATCATGCGCAGCAGCCAACCCCTGACAGGAGCCAATAGGAAGCGCTGCAGAGAGGATGAGCTCCTCCTCCAGGCGGTGATTCACGGCTCTGGGCTGGGTTACATCATTGATACCCGCTCCAACCAACAGGCTCAGCAGGCCAGGATGACAGGGGGCGGGTTTGAATCTAAATCTAGCTACAGTTGCTGGAAGAGACTGCATCGTCAACTGGaaaggtgtctgtctgtgtgtttgcctGTTGTGTGTGAGTTTTTTTTCATTTGTTTGTGGTTACGTATGTCTAACCTAGTTGCCAGGGTGTTTCTGCTTTAACCAACCCCTTTTTTGGAGCTCTATGCCTGTTGACTGAATagttatatttgtgtgtgtgtgtgtgtccagggggAAGGTGCTCCAGGAGAGTCTGATAAAGTTGGTGGAGGCTTGTGGGGATCACTCCCACAGTGTGGATCGCTGGCTCAGCAAGCTGGAGAACTCCAAATGGCTCTCTCACGTCCACACTGCCCTGGCCACAGCAGGCCTACTGGCAGAGTGTGTGGAGAGGTAGATGTGCACTCTACTCTCATAACCCTAAATGTAATGTTTTCAGAATGGGACGGTAGGTGGCCCAGTAGTTGGGGTGgtaggtagcccagtggttagagcgttgggccagtaaccgaaaggttgggagatcgaatccccgagcagacaaggtaaaaagctgtcgttttgcccctaaacaaggcagttaacccactgctcctaggccgtcattgtaaataagaatttgttcttaactgacttgcttggtTAAATGTTAAAATAATCGTACATCATCGTGTAACGGGCTGCTCCAAGATGCCGCCGAATGAGAAGACGAATATGGAGTGGGCTTTTAGTCCGACTCAGGAGATGTGCATACCATCCAgcgcttctgagtatattactcactaatgttcaatccctggacaataaagtaaACATGCTCAGGGCAAGGATCttcttccagagagacatcagggagtTGTAACATACTCTTTCACGGAATCATTGCTCTTTCCGGATATAATGTCCCCGTCCATACGGCCAGCAGGGTTCTCGTGCGGACAGGAAGAAAGGACTCTCCGGGAAAAGGAAATGCTCTTGTGTATGTTTCATAATTAACTACTAGTGGTGTTTTGTTCTCCCGATCTGGAATACCACACTATCAAATGCCGATGGCATTGCATTCTGAAAGAATTCTtgaaaatttgatttgaacactgCTGCATAGTGTTACACTGAGTCATAATGCGTGTTGTTTTGCTTTTTGTTTTTATTGCTGATGTGATGTTTTGTTTCCTGTATTGTGTAATGTCTTGTTTACGTGTAACATTGTTCTATGTTATGTAACCCTCTATGGTGCTCTGGCCAGGGATGGCCACTCTGTTCTAGTCCATGGCTCAGAGGGCACAGATGCCACCCTTCTGGTGAGCTCTTTGGCCCAGCTCATCCTGGACCCCAACACACGCACACTGGACGGCTTCCTGGGCCTCCTAGAGAGGGAGTGGCTACTGGTGAGACCCCTAAAATAGTCACACGCTACCTCCTTATGTTACAACTACCCTCATATACTGTAGATTGAGAGCTGGTAATGTGTACATTAGTCCAGTGTACATTCAATGGCTAACTAGCTATACTAGCTGAAGCTGTGTGTATGTTTTtatcttagtgtgtgtgtgctatttgatctgttgaggtgtgtgtgtgtgtgtactccctTTCCACAGGCAGGTCACCCGTTCCAGCAGCGCTGTGCCCACTCAGCCTACTCCCACGCCCGTCTGAGGCTGGAGGCTCCAGTGTTCGTGCTGCTGCTGGACTGTGTGTGGCAGCTGGCCCGACAGTTCCCTCTGGCCATGGGCTTTTCTGAGCCTCTGCTGCTGCGTCTGGCCATGGAGGTCTACTCCTCAGACTATGGCACATTCCTCTGCAACAGTGACCAGGAGAGGTGAGACATTCATGCTTTGTCCAGACTGTCCTTAAATCTACAGTCATTGTCTACGAGTTTAGTGTATCTGCACTAAATACACAtccgtctgtccatctgtctgtacctttctcttactcttcatctctctctctctctctctctcactctttctttcgctctcatCAGGTGTGCtgcaggggtgaaggagagaaccCACTGTCTGTTCCAGTTCCTCCTGAAGCCCAGTGAGAGGGAGCATTATTCTAACCCCCTGT
This genomic stretch from Oncorhynchus keta strain PuntledgeMale-10-30-2019 chromosome 29, Oket_V2, whole genome shotgun sequence harbors:
- the zgc:154055 gene encoding myotubularin-related protein 9 isoform X4, whose amino-acid sequence is MEFSEHIKTANVEDVVLRRPFHPPMQGTLCVTGHHLLFSNRDGDSSRLVLLLLRNIDAIEKRPSVSSGTITLKCKDLCVLQLDIPGMEECLNIARSIEYLSSLDIVSDMYPFFYRPLKLSLQDQWGLSSPEKNYAQMEELQDRWRLSHVNKDYSVCPSYPPAVIVPHSIDDETLVKVAKFRQGGRFPVLCYYHRKNGMVIMRSSQPLTGANRKRCREDELLLQAVIHGSGLGYIIDTRSNQQAQQARMTGGGFESKSSYSCWKRLHRQLERGKVLQESLIKLVEACGDHSHSVDRWLSKLENSKWLSHVHTALATAGLLAECVERDGHSVLVHGSEGTDATLLVSSLAQLILDPNTRTLDGFLGLLEREWLLAGHPFQQRCAHSAYSHARLRLEAPVFVLLLDCVWQLARQFPLAMGFSEPLLLRLAMEVYSSDYGTFLCNSDQERCAAGVKERTHCLFQFLLKPSEREHYSNPLYEPTELAIWPSIQPQSLQLWRGLFLRWTQHAVHLEKAQEELRNLVIECRGAS
- the zgc:154055 gene encoding myotubularin-related protein 9 isoform X1, translating into MEFSEHIKTANVEDVVLRRPFHPPMQGTLCVTGHHLLFSNRDGDSSRLVLLLLRNIDAIEKSVENLLGYSSLFSSTGQSQRFDISVTRCVPSVSSGTITLKCKDLCVLQLDIPGMEECLNIARSIEYLSSLDIVSDMYPFFYRPLKLSLQDQWGLSSPEKNYAQMEELQDRWRLSHVNKDYSVCPSYPPAVIVPHSIDDETLVKVAKFRQGGRFPVLCYYHRKNGMVIMRSSQPLTGANRKRCREDELLLQAVIHGSGLGYIIDTRSNQQAQQARMTGGGFESKSSYSCWKRLHRQLERGKVLQESLIKLVEACGDHSHSVDRWLSKLENSKWLSHVHTALATAGLLAECVERDGHSVLVHGSEGTDATLLVSSLAQLILDPNTRTLDGFLGLLEREWLLAGHPFQQRCAHSAYSHARLRLEAPVFVLLLDCVWQLARQFPLAMGFSEPLLLRLAMEVYSSDYGTFLCNSDQERCAAGVKERTHCLFQFLLKPSEREHYSNPLYEPTELAIWPSIQPQSLQLWRGLFLRWTQHAVHLEKAQEELRNLVIECRGAS
- the zgc:154055 gene encoding myotubularin-related protein 9 isoform X3 — encoded protein: MEFSEHIKTANVEDVVLRRPFHPPMQGTLCVTGHHLLFSNRDGDSSRLVLLLLRNIDAIEKSVENLLGYSSLFSSTGQSQRPSVSSGTITLKCKDLCVLQLDIPGMEECLNIARSIEYLSSLDIVSDMYPFFYRPLKLSLQDQWGLSSPEKNYAQMEELQDRWRLSHVNKDYSVCPSYPPAVIVPHSIDDETLVKVAKFRQGGRFPVLCYYHRKNGMVIMRSSQPLTGANRKRCREDELLLQAVIHGSGLGYIIDTRSNQQAQQARMTGGGFESKSSYSCWKRLHRQLERGKVLQESLIKLVEACGDHSHSVDRWLSKLENSKWLSHVHTALATAGLLAECVERDGHSVLVHGSEGTDATLLVSSLAQLILDPNTRTLDGFLGLLEREWLLAGHPFQQRCAHSAYSHARLRLEAPVFVLLLDCVWQLARQFPLAMGFSEPLLLRLAMEVYSSDYGTFLCNSDQERCAAGVKERTHCLFQFLLKPSEREHYSNPLYEPTELAIWPSIQPQSLQLWRGLFLRWTQHAVHLEKAQEELRNLVIECRGAS
- the zgc:154055 gene encoding myotubularin-related protein 9 isoform X2; translated protein: MEFSEHIKTANVEDVVLRRPFHPPMQGTLCVTGHHLLFSNRDGDSSRLVLLLLRNIDAIEKSVENLLGYSSLFSSTGQSQRFDISVTRCVPSVSSGTITLKCKDLCVLQLDIPGMEECLNIARSIEYLSSLDIVSDMYPFFYRPLKLSLQDQWGLSSPEKNYAQMEELDRWRLSHVNKDYSVCPSYPPAVIVPHSIDDETLVKVAKFRQGGRFPVLCYYHRKNGMVIMRSSQPLTGANRKRCREDELLLQAVIHGSGLGYIIDTRSNQQAQQARMTGGGFESKSSYSCWKRLHRQLERGKVLQESLIKLVEACGDHSHSVDRWLSKLENSKWLSHVHTALATAGLLAECVERDGHSVLVHGSEGTDATLLVSSLAQLILDPNTRTLDGFLGLLEREWLLAGHPFQQRCAHSAYSHARLRLEAPVFVLLLDCVWQLARQFPLAMGFSEPLLLRLAMEVYSSDYGTFLCNSDQERCAAGVKERTHCLFQFLLKPSEREHYSNPLYEPTELAIWPSIQPQSLQLWRGLFLRWTQHAVHLEKAQEELRNLVIECRGAS
- the zgc:154055 gene encoding myotubularin-related protein 9 isoform X5, whose protein sequence is MEFSEHIKTANVEDVVLRRPFHPPMQGTLCVTGHHLLFSNRDGDSSRLVLLLLRNIDAIEKRPSVSSGTITLKCKDLCVLQLDIPGMEECLNIARSIEYLSSLDIVSDMYPFFYRPLKLSLQDQWGLSSPEKNYAQMEELDRWRLSHVNKDYSVCPSYPPAVIVPHSIDDETLVKVAKFRQGGRFPVLCYYHRKNGMVIMRSSQPLTGANRKRCREDELLLQAVIHGSGLGYIIDTRSNQQAQQARMTGGGFESKSSYSCWKRLHRQLERGKVLQESLIKLVEACGDHSHSVDRWLSKLENSKWLSHVHTALATAGLLAECVERDGHSVLVHGSEGTDATLLVSSLAQLILDPNTRTLDGFLGLLEREWLLAGHPFQQRCAHSAYSHARLRLEAPVFVLLLDCVWQLARQFPLAMGFSEPLLLRLAMEVYSSDYGTFLCNSDQERCAAGVKERTHCLFQFLLKPSEREHYSNPLYEPTELAIWPSIQPQSLQLWRGLFLRWTQHAVHLEKAQEELRNLVIECRGAS